Proteins from a genomic interval of Diaminobutyricimonas aerilata:
- a CDS encoding permease: MPSRRATAVSGRGLLIGVVLVGAFLTARLLSPPQAFAAIDGALGDGITLALSVIIESLPFVFLGIGFSIIVQVWLPEGFLLRRLPRRSLPRRLVLSVLGVLLPVCECGNVPLARGFLMSGLTVGESMTFLLAAPILNPVTIITTYEAFGWEDGVLVSRILGGFLIANLVGIIYSRMPRPMSALTPVFERSCSVDHSHAPRGKRLTRSAELFAHETTAMLPSLFVGAAIAGLIQVAVSRDVLVTLGSNPLWSVVALMALAFVVSICSNVDAFFVLALGSTFMPGAIVAFLVFGPMIDIKMLAMLRTTFRARTLALVTALVALSTLVLGLAVNLLV, from the coding sequence ATGCCTTCACGCCGCGCGACCGCAGTGTCGGGGCGCGGACTCCTCATCGGGGTCGTGCTCGTCGGGGCGTTCCTCACGGCGCGACTGCTCTCGCCGCCGCAGGCGTTCGCGGCGATCGACGGGGCGCTCGGCGACGGGATCACCCTCGCGCTGAGCGTGATCATCGAGTCGCTGCCGTTCGTGTTCCTCGGCATCGGCTTCTCGATCATCGTGCAGGTGTGGCTGCCGGAGGGCTTCCTGCTGCGGCGGCTCCCCCGCCGATCGCTGCCGCGGCGCCTCGTGCTCTCGGTGCTCGGCGTGTTGCTGCCGGTGTGCGAGTGCGGCAACGTCCCCCTCGCCCGTGGGTTCCTGATGAGCGGTCTCACGGTCGGCGAATCGATGACCTTCCTGCTCGCTGCGCCCATCCTGAACCCCGTCACGATCATCACGACGTACGAGGCGTTCGGCTGGGAGGACGGCGTGCTCGTCTCCCGCATCCTCGGCGGATTCCTGATCGCGAACCTCGTCGGCATCATCTACAGCCGCATGCCGCGGCCGATGTCGGCGCTCACGCCGGTGTTCGAGCGCTCCTGCAGCGTCGACCACTCGCATGCGCCGCGCGGCAAGCGCCTCACCCGCAGCGCCGAGCTCTTCGCTCACGAGACCACGGCGATGCTGCCGTCGCTGTTCGTCGGGGCCGCGATCGCCGGGCTCATCCAGGTGGCCGTCTCGCGGGATGTGCTCGTGACGCTCGGCAGCAACCCGCTGTGGTCGGTCGTCGCCCTCATGGCGCTCGCGTTCGTCGTGTCGATCTGCTCCAACGTCGACGCCTTCTTCGTGCTCGCCCTCGGCTCCACGTTCATGCCGGGCGCGATCGTGGCGTTCCTCGTGTTCGGTCCGATGATCGACATCAAGATGCTCGCGATGCTGCGCACGACCTTCCGGGCCCGCACCCTCGCGCTCGTCACGGCGCTCGTGGCACTCTCGACCCTCGTTCTCGGATTGGCGGTGAACCTCCTTGTTTGA
- a CDS encoding FAD-binding oxidoreductase, translated as MSITSALSANLSDALRGRVWTPEHDEFEKRSRPWNLAIAQQPAAVVEAADADDVATLVRVADSAGLAVSTQPNGHGASGRVDDTILLRTGRLDGISVDPVARRAVIGAGVRSGDLQRAVAEHGLTALPGSSPVVSVTGVALGGGLSWFGRAHGWVADSVTAFDVVDAHGRRLHATPDEHPDLYWALRGGGGDYAIVTALEIALHPAPHVFGGRMSWTGEHTRAVAEAFRALTSTAPEELTAWLTMLQFPGAEPLVALDVTYLGTEVDARRLLSSLDALPAPASDTRRAMSVAELGSITGEPTAPGPGASHAELITALDDAALDALVSEPIAPLLSVQVRHLGGAFARPSDSPHGALGEPYALYMFGLPLGEEAARAIRAKQAALAAALPTSGRKPVTFLDPTERLSDALPPESIERLRRIKREYDPRGLIRANFTSLE; from the coding sequence ATGTCGATCACCTCGGCCCTGTCAGCGAACCTCTCCGACGCCCTCCGCGGCCGCGTCTGGACTCCCGAACACGACGAATTCGAGAAGCGGAGCCGGCCCTGGAACCTCGCGATCGCACAACAGCCGGCCGCCGTGGTCGAGGCCGCGGATGCCGACGACGTGGCCACGCTCGTGCGCGTGGCCGACTCCGCCGGACTCGCCGTCTCCACCCAGCCGAACGGCCACGGCGCCTCCGGACGAGTCGACGACACGATCCTGCTGCGCACCGGACGCCTCGACGGCATCAGCGTCGACCCGGTCGCCCGGCGCGCGGTCATCGGGGCCGGTGTCCGATCCGGTGACCTGCAGCGGGCGGTCGCCGAGCACGGTCTCACCGCACTGCCGGGCAGCTCTCCCGTCGTGAGTGTGACCGGGGTGGCGCTCGGCGGCGGCCTGAGCTGGTTCGGGCGGGCGCACGGCTGGGTCGCTGACAGCGTCACCGCCTTCGACGTCGTCGACGCGCACGGGCGACGCCTGCACGCGACACCGGACGAGCATCCCGACCTCTATTGGGCTCTGCGTGGGGGCGGCGGCGACTACGCGATCGTCACGGCGCTCGAGATCGCACTGCATCCGGCACCGCACGTGTTCGGCGGACGGATGTCGTGGACCGGCGAGCACACGCGCGCGGTGGCCGAGGCGTTCCGCGCGCTCACCTCGACGGCCCCCGAAGAGCTCACCGCTTGGCTGACGATGCTGCAGTTCCCCGGCGCAGAGCCGCTCGTCGCCCTCGACGTCACCTACCTCGGAACCGAGGTGGACGCGCGTCGGCTGCTCTCGTCGCTCGACGCGCTGCCCGCGCCGGCCTCCGACACCCGACGCGCCATGAGCGTCGCCGAACTCGGGTCGATCACGGGCGAGCCGACGGCACCGGGACCGGGCGCGTCCCACGCCGAATTGATCACCGCCCTCGACGACGCCGCGCTCGACGCCCTCGTCTCGGAGCCGATCGCGCCCCTGCTCAGCGTGCAGGTGCGCCACCTCGGCGGTGCCTTCGCCCGACCCTCCGACAGCCCCCACGGTGCACTCGGGGAGCCGTACGCCCTCTACATGTTCGGGCTGCCGCTCGGCGAGGAGGCCGCGCGGGCGATCCGCGCCAAGCAGGCGGCGCTCGCGGCGGCTCTCCCCACCAGCGGGCGCAAGCCGGTCACCTTCCTCGACCCGACCGAGCGGCTCTCCGACGCCCTGCCGCCCGAGTCGATCGAACGGCTGCGGCGGATCAAGCGCGAGTACGACCCGCGGGGGCTGATCCGGGCGAACTTCACCTCGCTGGAGTGA
- the purM gene encoding phosphoribosylformylglycinamidine cyclo-ligase, with product MTSTPTNSYAEAGVDTAAGDLAVELMKAAVAKTHGPQVFGGVGGFAGLFDVSALKAFERPLLATSTDGVGTKVAIAQALDIHDTIGQDLVGMVVDDIIVVGARPLFMTDYIACGRVVPERIAAIVRGIARACEETGTALVGGETAEHPGLLGPDDYDVAGAAVGAVEADAVLGPERVTDGDVVVAMASSGLHSNGFSLVRHILAQRGIGYADELPDFGGAVGRALLEPTRLYTAPLLRVLDGTHGIHALSHVTGGGIAANLARVLPRGSWVELDRSSWSPSPVFRVLSDLAGSTLESSEGTWNLGIGMFAVVAAESADATVAALTADGIPSWVAGTVSTSGRNLDGFEQGAKGVDGGAVRLVGGYAA from the coding sequence ATGACTTCGACGCCCACGAACAGCTACGCCGAGGCCGGCGTCGACACCGCGGCGGGCGACCTCGCCGTCGAGCTCATGAAGGCCGCGGTCGCCAAGACCCACGGACCGCAGGTGTTCGGCGGCGTCGGCGGCTTCGCCGGACTGTTCGACGTGTCGGCGCTCAAGGCGTTCGAGCGGCCCCTGCTCGCGACCTCGACCGACGGCGTCGGCACGAAGGTCGCGATCGCGCAGGCGCTCGACATCCACGACACGATCGGGCAGGACCTCGTCGGCATGGTCGTCGACGACATCATCGTGGTGGGCGCCCGCCCGCTGTTCATGACCGACTACATCGCCTGCGGCCGCGTCGTGCCGGAGCGCATCGCGGCCATCGTCCGGGGTATCGCCCGGGCCTGCGAAGAGACGGGTACGGCGCTCGTCGGCGGCGAGACCGCCGAACACCCGGGACTCCTCGGCCCGGACGACTACGACGTGGCGGGTGCCGCGGTCGGCGCGGTCGAAGCGGATGCGGTGCTGGGCCCGGAGCGGGTGACAGACGGTGACGTCGTCGTCGCGATGGCCTCGAGCGGGCTGCACAGCAACGGGTTCTCGCTCGTGCGGCACATCCTCGCCCAGCGCGGGATCGGGTACGCGGACGAGCTGCCCGACTTCGGGGGAGCCGTCGGCCGGGCGCTGCTCGAGCCGACCCGCCTCTACACCGCCCCGCTGCTCCGCGTGCTCGACGGGACCCACGGCATTCACGCACTCAGCCACGTCACCGGCGGCGGCATCGCGGCGAACCTCGCGCGTGTGCTGCCGCGCGGATCGTGGGTCGAGCTCGACCGGTCGAGCTGGTCGCCCTCCCCGGTGTTCCGGGTGCTGAGCGACCTCGCCGGGTCGACGCTGGAGAGCTCCGAGGGCACCTGGAACCTCGGCATCGGCATGTTCGCCGTCGTCGCGGCCGAATCCGCCGATGCGACCGTCGCCGCCCTCACCGCCGACGGCATCCCGTCGTGGGTCGCCGGCACCGTGTCGACGTCGGGGCGCAACCTGGACGGGTTCGAGCAGGGTGCGAAGGGCGTCGACGGCGGCGCCGTGCGCCTGGTCGGCGGCTACGCCGCCTGA
- a CDS encoding TIGR03943 family putative permease subunit gives MFDRLRARWLGVVLTLAGVVAILWLTATGRLGLYVHPRYFVFTAVAAVAAGVLAIGAFALLPHTEADDDHDHDGEGPRTRAGRLWFGIGAVVLTAATFVSMLLLPPSTLDTASVQSNEISDTAGSLPDEQTTELVGSDSTSFTVKEWAALLRQGVDEEYTAQNPADVSGFVIADDADPDNVFFVARHAITCCTVDAQPIGVPVYQPDWAESLTDGEWVRVAGRFEPNQSATSLEPLAIVPTAVEPIDEPADPYVY, from the coding sequence TTGTTTGACCGACTTCGCGCCCGCTGGCTGGGCGTGGTGCTGACGCTCGCCGGCGTCGTCGCCATCCTCTGGTTGACGGCGACGGGCCGGCTCGGCCTCTACGTGCATCCGCGCTACTTCGTCTTCACCGCCGTCGCGGCCGTCGCCGCGGGGGTGCTCGCGATCGGCGCATTCGCGCTGCTGCCGCACACGGAGGCGGACGACGACCACGATCACGACGGCGAGGGTCCCCGCACGCGCGCCGGCCGGCTGTGGTTCGGCATCGGGGCCGTCGTGCTCACCGCCGCGACGTTCGTGAGCATGCTGCTGCTGCCGCCGTCGACCCTCGACACCGCATCCGTGCAGTCCAACGAGATCTCCGACACGGCCGGCTCGCTGCCGGACGAACAGACCACCGAGCTCGTCGGCAGCGACTCCACGTCGTTCACCGTGAAGGAGTGGGCCGCGCTGCTGCGCCAGGGCGTCGACGAGGAGTACACGGCGCAGAACCCGGCGGATGTGAGCGGTTTCGTGATCGCCGACGACGCGGACCCCGACAACGTGTTCTTCGTCGCGCGGCACGCGATCACCTGCTGCACGGTCGATGCGCAGCCGATCGGCGTGCCCGTGTACCAGCCGGACTGGGCCGAGTCGCTCACCGACGGCGAATGGGTGCGGGTCGCCGGACGCTTCGAGCCGAACCAGAGCGCGACGAGCCTCGAGCCGCTCGCGATCGTGCCGACCGCGGTCGAGCCGATCGACGAGCCCGCCGACCCGTATGTCTACTGA
- a CDS encoding NAD(P)-binding domain-containing protein has protein sequence MTSASTDTSVVVVGAGQAGLSVSYYLKRLGLDPGNDFVVLDRGPGTGGAWQFRWEALRLGYAHRVNDLPGMSELGVSFDTADRTAPAKDVVADYYARYEQHFGFQVVRPANVVAVENAGTDLRVRFRDEVGEQDVTTRLLVNATGTWGSPFVPWYSGMNEFAGRQVHTTEYRRAQEFEGQRVLVVGGGTSAIGFLMELENVAAELTWVARRPVEFLEAQELDVEAGVASVAQQDAAAREGRALPSIVSTTGVPRSRRIQAAIDRGLLDAKPMFERIVPEGVRWSDGTVQEFDAIIWATGFRPELRHLAPLKLREKTGGIMVGQGTSWRDSRVFFAGYGPTASTIGANRAGRTIARQVVAELSRLSA, from the coding sequence GTGACCAGTGCCTCGACCGACACGTCCGTCGTCGTCGTCGGTGCAGGGCAGGCGGGACTTTCGGTCTCGTACTACCTCAAGCGCCTCGGTCTCGATCCCGGCAACGACTTCGTGGTGCTCGATCGCGGCCCGGGCACGGGCGGTGCCTGGCAGTTCCGTTGGGAGGCGCTGCGCCTCGGCTACGCGCACCGTGTGAACGACCTGCCCGGCATGTCGGAGCTGGGTGTGAGTTTCGACACCGCCGACCGCACGGCGCCCGCGAAGGATGTCGTCGCCGACTACTACGCACGATACGAGCAGCACTTCGGGTTCCAGGTGGTGCGTCCGGCGAACGTCGTGGCGGTCGAGAACGCGGGCACCGACCTGCGCGTGCGCTTCCGCGACGAGGTGGGCGAGCAGGATGTGACGACACGGCTGCTGGTGAACGCGACGGGCACCTGGGGTTCGCCGTTCGTTCCGTGGTACTCCGGCATGAACGAGTTCGCGGGCCGTCAGGTGCACACCACCGAGTACCGGCGCGCGCAGGAGTTCGAGGGCCAGCGGGTGCTCGTCGTCGGCGGTGGCACGTCGGCGATCGGGTTCCTCATGGAACTCGAGAACGTCGCCGCGGAGCTCACCTGGGTGGCACGCCGCCCGGTGGAGTTCCTCGAGGCGCAAGAGCTCGACGTCGAGGCCGGTGTCGCCTCCGTCGCGCAGCAGGATGCCGCCGCGCGCGAGGGCCGCGCGTTGCCGAGCATCGTCAGCACCACCGGGGTGCCGCGCAGCCGCCGCATCCAGGCCGCCATCGACCGCGGCCTGCTCGATGCGAAGCCCATGTTCGAACGCATCGTGCCCGAAGGCGTGCGCTGGTCCGACGGAACGGTGCAGGAGTTCGACGCGATCATCTGGGCCACCGGCTTCCGGCCTGAGCTGCGGCACCTCGCCCCGCTCAAGCTGCGCGAGAAGACCGGCGGCATCATGGTCGGGCAGGGCACGTCGTGGCGCGACTCCCGGGTGTTCTTCGCCGGCTACGGACCCACGGCCAGCACGATCGGCGCCAACCGCGCCGGCCGCACCATTGCGCGCCAGGTCGTGGCGGAACTCAGCCGCCTCTCCGCGTGA
- a CDS encoding NUDIX domain-containing protein — MSTRVAYENAWMRVREDLVRWPNGHESIYGVVEKPDFALILPRDRDGFWLVEQYRYTVERRVWEFPQGSWPSGHTGTAEDLARAELREETGLRAEHVEHLGRFDEAYGFTRQACDVFIATGLSHGATEREATEADMEHRWFSDAEIDELILSGRMSESASLAALLLWRMRERSARD; from the coding sequence TTGAGCACGCGCGTCGCGTACGAGAACGCCTGGATGCGCGTGCGCGAAGATCTCGTGCGCTGGCCGAACGGCCACGAGTCGATCTACGGCGTCGTCGAGAAGCCGGACTTCGCGCTCATCCTGCCGCGCGACCGCGACGGGTTCTGGCTCGTCGAGCAGTACCGCTACACCGTCGAGCGACGGGTGTGGGAGTTCCCGCAGGGCTCGTGGCCCTCCGGGCACACGGGAACAGCGGAGGATCTCGCGCGCGCCGAACTGCGTGAAGAGACCGGCCTGCGGGCGGAGCACGTCGAGCATCTGGGCCGCTTCGATGAGGCCTACGGGTTCACGCGCCAGGCCTGCGACGTGTTCATCGCGACCGGCCTCTCGCACGGCGCCACCGAACGCGAGGCGACCGAGGCCGACATGGAGCACCGCTGGTTCTCCGACGCGGAGATCGACGAACTCATACTCAGCGGGCGTATGTCGGAATCCGCATCCCTCGCCGCCCTCCTGCTGTGGCGGATGCGCGAACGCAGCGCACGCGACTGA
- the purF gene encoding amidophosphoribosyltransferase, with protein sequence MCGIVGIVSSGPVNQQVYDSLSLLQHRGQDSTGIATSDGNTIHMHRARGQVREAYRTRDMRNLLGTMGLGHVRYTTRGSASSEEESQPFYVNAPYGIVLVHNGNLTNTRELTQELFTVDRRHLNTSSDTELLVNVLANELQAAISGTELDPDQVFTAISRLHERVEGSYASIALIAGQGLLAFRDPFGIRPLVLGRRSQGLVGDEWVVASESLVLESGGYEFVRDIAPGEAVWIGMDGEMVSRQCAANPRLIPCSFEYVYLARPDSIMNGISVYEARLRLGNRLADTIERYAPTGNIDVVMPIPDSARPAAMQVAQKLGVEYREGFYKNRYVGRTFIMPGQEQRKKSVKQKLNAMSSEFKGKNVLIVDDSIVRGTTSKEIVEMARAAGANEVTFTSSAPPVRYPHVYGINMPTRHELVASGRRIPEIATELGADHLIYQEVADMRDAIIEGSDVTDLEMSCFTGEYIAGNVTEEYLAWVERNQLS encoded by the coding sequence ATGTGCGGCATCGTCGGCATCGTCTCATCGGGCCCGGTCAACCAGCAGGTCTACGACAGCCTCTCCCTTCTGCAGCATCGCGGGCAGGACTCGACCGGTATCGCGACCTCGGACGGCAACACCATCCACATGCACCGCGCACGCGGTCAGGTGCGCGAGGCGTACCGCACCCGCGACATGCGCAACCTGCTCGGCACCATGGGTCTCGGGCACGTGCGCTACACCACCCGCGGCTCCGCGAGCAGCGAGGAGGAGTCGCAGCCGTTCTATGTGAACGCCCCCTACGGCATCGTGCTCGTGCATAACGGCAACCTCACCAACACGCGTGAGCTCACCCAGGAGCTGTTCACCGTCGACCGGCGGCACCTCAACACGAGCTCCGACACCGAGTTGCTCGTCAACGTGCTGGCCAATGAGCTGCAGGCCGCGATCAGCGGCACCGAGCTCGACCCCGACCAGGTGTTCACCGCCATCTCGCGTCTGCACGAACGCGTCGAGGGCTCGTACGCGTCGATCGCGCTCATCGCCGGTCAGGGGCTCCTCGCCTTCCGCGACCCGTTCGGCATCCGCCCGCTCGTGCTCGGTCGCCGCTCGCAGGGTCTCGTCGGCGACGAGTGGGTCGTCGCGAGCGAGTCGCTCGTGCTCGAGAGCGGCGGATACGAGTTCGTGCGCGACATCGCGCCCGGCGAGGCCGTGTGGATCGGGATGGACGGCGAGATGGTGTCGCGCCAGTGCGCCGCGAACCCCCGCCTCATCCCGTGCTCGTTCGAGTACGTCTACCTCGCGCGCCCCGACTCGATCATGAACGGCATCTCGGTGTACGAGGCGCGGCTGCGGCTCGGCAACCGGCTCGCGGACACGATCGAGCGTTACGCGCCCACCGGCAACATCGACGTGGTCATGCCCATCCCGGATTCGGCTCGACCGGCCGCGATGCAGGTCGCCCAGAAGCTCGGCGTCGAATACCGCGAAGGGTTCTACAAGAACCGCTACGTCGGCCGCACGTTCATCATGCCCGGACAGGAACAGCGCAAGAAGAGCGTCAAGCAGAAGCTCAACGCGATGTCGAGCGAGTTCAAGGGCAAGAACGTGCTCATCGTCGACGACTCGATCGTGCGCGGCACGACCTCGAAGGAGATCGTCGAGATGGCGCGGGCAGCCGGCGCGAACGAGGTCACCTTCACCTCCTCGGCGCCGCCCGTGCGCTACCCGCACGTGTACGGCATCAACATGCCGACCCGGCACGAGCTCGTGGCATCCGGCCGCCGCATCCCCGAGATCGCGACCGAGCTGGGCGCCGACCACCTGATCTACCAGGAGGTCGCCGACATGCGCGACGCCATCATCGAGGGGTCTGACGTCACCGACCTCGAGATGAGCTGCTTCACCGGCGAGTACATCGCCGGCAACGTCACCGAGGAGTACCTCGCCTGGGTGGAGCGCAACCAGCTCAGCTGA
- a CDS encoding DUF6142 family protein encodes MSQYSTSSTKTLSIASVVLGVISVFFGFTFFVPIIGLVLGVMGRRREPDARTLALVGIWINALLLFGWLIIAVLVIAFGAGLGLLALPFLAFG; translated from the coding sequence ATGAGCCAGTATTCGACCAGCTCCACGAAGACACTCAGCATCGCGAGCGTCGTCCTCGGCGTCATCTCGGTGTTCTTCGGGTTCACGTTCTTCGTGCCCATCATCGGCCTGGTGCTCGGGGTGATGGGGCGCAGGCGCGAACCGGATGCCCGCACGCTCGCCCTCGTCGGCATCTGGATCAACGCGCTGCTGCTGTTCGGGTGGCTCATCATCGCCGTGCTCGTGATCGCCTTCGGGGCCGGACTCGGCCTGCTCGCGCTCCCGTTCCTCGCCTTCGGCTGA
- a CDS encoding DUF3073 domain-containing protein — MGRGRQKAKHTKVARELKYFSPQTNYDALERELTGGGHSQEDLDKWADYVAETEEHDESKTA; from the coding sequence ATGGGGCGCGGCCGACAGAAGGCAAAGCACACCAAGGTGGCCCGGGAGCTGAAGTACTTCAGCCCCCAGACGAACTACGACGCCCTCGAACGCGAACTCACCGGTGGTGGGCACTCGCAGGAGGACCTCGACAAGTGGGCCGACTACGTGGCGGAGACCGAAGAGCACGACGAGTCGAAGACGGCCTGA
- the nadE gene encoding ammonia-dependent NAD(+) synthetase: MRELQERIINDLGAKPTISPEDEIERRVGFLADYLTTSGAAGFVLGISGGQDSSLAGRLCQLAVERVRDAGQEAQFIAVRLPYGVQKDEDDAQLALQFIRADRLVTYNVKRGVDGFEDEFQDALGEEMTDFNKGNVKARARMIAQYALAGQTRSIVVGTDHAAEAITGFFTKFGDGGADILPLSGLTKRQGKALLQHLGAAERLYTKPPTADLLDDNPGQTDEANLGLTYQHIDDYLEGLEVPDEVAEAIEQRYLSTRHKRELPVAPTDDWWRSDNGYTR, encoded by the coding sequence ATGCGTGAACTGCAGGAGCGGATCATCAACGACCTCGGCGCGAAGCCGACGATCTCCCCCGAGGACGAGATCGAACGCAGAGTCGGGTTCCTCGCCGACTACCTGACCACGAGCGGTGCCGCCGGCTTCGTGCTCGGGATCAGCGGCGGGCAGGACTCCTCGCTCGCCGGGCGACTCTGCCAACTCGCCGTGGAACGCGTGCGTGACGCCGGCCAGGAGGCGCAGTTCATCGCCGTGCGCCTGCCGTACGGTGTGCAGAAGGACGAGGACGACGCGCAGCTCGCGCTGCAGTTCATCCGCGCCGATCGCCTCGTCACCTACAACGTCAAGCGCGGCGTCGACGGCTTCGAGGACGAGTTCCAGGATGCGCTCGGCGAGGAGATGACGGACTTCAACAAGGGCAACGTGAAGGCCCGTGCCCGCATGATCGCGCAGTACGCGCTCGCCGGGCAGACGAGGTCGATCGTGGTCGGCACCGACCACGCCGCGGAGGCGATCACCGGTTTCTTCACCAAGTTCGGGGACGGCGGCGCGGACATCCTGCCGCTCTCCGGCCTCACGAAGCGGCAGGGCAAGGCGCTGCTGCAGCACCTCGGTGCCGCGGAGCGGCTCTACACGAAGCCGCCCACCGCGGACCTGCTCGACGACAACCCCGGTCAGACTGACGAGGCGAACCTCGGGCTCACCTACCAGCACATCGACGACTACCTCGAGGGCCTCGAGGTGCCCGACGAGGTCGCCGAGGCGATCGAGCAGCGCTACCTCTCCACCCGCCACAAGCGCGAGCTGCCCGTCGCCCCCACCGACGACTGGTGGCGCAGCGACAACGGCTACACGCGCTGA
- a CDS encoding DNA-formamidopyrimidine glycosylase family protein — protein MPESPEVDALAGFLRARATGRTIRAIELEEFRVLKTRNRRTEELADRTVIGVRRFGKHVSLDTDGPGLLISFGRAGWARWADAGEAETVPDASDAVVAPVVARITFTDGAEMALTDAGDWLSLGISIADDVTTLPAVADLGPDPTTPAFTPELLDGLVRGRRKQLKALLQEQASLAGIGNAYSDEILHAARLSPTTHASALDADQRERLFVAITGVLTAAFDARRDVPIDQQKAAKVASMRVHGRTGEPCPVCGDLVLDVPGSKGAAQYCPTCQNGGRPLEP, from the coding sequence GTGCCCGAGTCACCAGAGGTCGACGCGCTCGCCGGGTTCCTGCGCGCGCGAGCGACCGGCCGCACCATCCGAGCGATCGAGTTGGAAGAGTTCAGGGTGCTCAAGACCCGGAACCGCCGCACGGAGGAGCTCGCCGACCGCACGGTGATCGGCGTCCGACGGTTCGGCAAGCACGTCTCGCTCGACACCGACGGCCCGGGCCTGCTGATCAGTTTCGGGCGCGCGGGGTGGGCCCGATGGGCGGATGCGGGCGAGGCCGAGACCGTCCCGGATGCATCCGATGCCGTCGTTGCTCCCGTGGTCGCGCGGATCACGTTCACCGACGGTGCGGAGATGGCCCTCACGGACGCCGGGGACTGGTTGTCGCTCGGTATCTCCATCGCGGATGACGTCACCACGCTGCCCGCGGTCGCCGACCTGGGCCCCGACCCGACCACACCGGCCTTCACCCCCGAGCTGCTCGATGGGCTCGTCCGTGGGCGCCGCAAGCAGCTCAAAGCACTCCTGCAGGAGCAGGCGTCGCTCGCCGGCATCGGCAACGCCTACTCCGACGAGATCCTGCATGCGGCGCGGCTGTCGCCCACGACCCACGCCTCGGCGCTCGACGCCGACCAGCGCGAGCGACTCTTCGTGGCCATCACCGGAGTGCTCACGGCCGCGTTCGATGCCCGCCGCGACGTGCCGATCGACCAGCAGAAGGCGGCGAAGGTCGCGTCGATGCGCGTGCACGGCCGCACCGGCGAGCCGTGCCCGGTGTGCGGCGACCTCGTGCTCGACGTGCCCGGGTCGAAGGGCGCCGCCCAGTACTGCCCGACCTGCCAGAACGGCGGGCGGCCGCTCGAGCCTTGA
- a CDS encoding sigma-70 family RNA polymerase sigma factor: MTTTALADVFARHRVRLRAIATRILGSTWDADDAVQEVWLRLQRADVDGIENLGAWLTTVVSRVSVDLLRSRGARHEDPDAVLPEQDDADDALVPESSAERTEDVAAALAVVLDTLTPLERLAFVLHDLFALSFDDIAPIVERTPAAARQLASRARRRVRSVDVSAERAQRADAVAAFLRAAREGDFGALLQLLDPEVELRADPQAVATAEPYAAGGAPLLRENVRGADAVARVFAGRAQGAEVALVDGLPGAVYAPDARPRAVYVIRLRGGRITGIDVLSREVDRFSVALSR; the protein is encoded by the coding sequence ATGACGACGACGGCGCTGGCGGACGTGTTCGCCCGGCATCGCGTCCGTCTGCGGGCGATCGCCACGCGCATCCTCGGGTCGACGTGGGACGCCGACGACGCCGTGCAGGAGGTATGGCTGCGGCTCCAGCGCGCTGACGTCGACGGCATCGAGAACCTCGGAGCGTGGCTGACCACCGTGGTGTCGCGGGTCAGCGTCGATCTCCTGCGCAGCAGGGGCGCCCGCCACGAGGACCCGGATGCGGTGCTGCCGGAACAGGACGACGCCGACGACGCGCTCGTGCCGGAGTCCTCCGCCGAACGCACCGAGGACGTGGCGGCGGCGCTCGCCGTCGTGCTCGACACACTGACCCCGCTCGAGCGGCTCGCGTTCGTGCTGCACGATCTCTTCGCGCTCTCGTTCGACGACATCGCCCCCATCGTCGAGCGCACCCCGGCCGCCGCGCGCCAACTCGCGTCGCGTGCACGGAGGCGGGTGCGCAGCGTCGACGTGTCGGCGGAGCGTGCACAACGGGCGGATGCGGTGGCCGCCTTCCTCCGCGCCGCCCGCGAGGGCGACTTCGGGGCGCTGCTGCAGCTGCTCGACCCCGAGGTCGAGCTGCGGGCCGATCCGCAGGCGGTCGCGACCGCAGAGCCGTACGCCGCGGGCGGTGCCCCGCTGCTGCGCGAGAACGTCCGAGGCGCCGACGCCGTGGCGCGAGTGTTCGCCGGTCGCGCCCAGGGGGCGGAAGTGGCACTCGTCGACGGCCTGCCGGGTGCCGTCTACGCGCCGGACGCTCGTCCGCGCGCGGTCTACGTCATCCGCCTCCGGGGCGGCCGGATCACCGGCATCGACGTGCTGTCGCGCGAGGTGGACCGTTTCTCCGTCGCGCTCTCGCGCTGA